One Ctenopharyngodon idella isolate HZGC_01 chromosome 3, HZGC01, whole genome shotgun sequence genomic window, taatgttatgaagcgacgagaatactttttgtgcaccaaaagcaaaaaaacaaaataacgactttggcagtttgatacacgatccgaatcactgattcgaaacaaaagatttgtaaagcttcgaagcttcatgaagcagtgttttgaaatcgcccatcactagatagtgttgaaaagtctttattttgtttttttggtgcacaaaagtattctcgtcacttcataacattaaagttgaaccactgtagccacatgaactaaatatgtctttagctttctgggcattgaaagtgttaattgtcttgctgtcaatggaggcctcactgagccatcggattttatcaaaaatatcttaatttgtgttccgacgatgaacgaagatctcacggttgtggaacgacatgagagttaGTAATTTGATCTACTGctgatgaataataaatattttgtataattcaTGTTATTTAGTATATCATTGAGCTGTAAACTTGCATTTTGGCCAGAAAAGTTTTgatgacattttcttttacactaGTGTGCCATGACAGGTTGTCAGGAGTGCCGTGGAAAATTATCAAAttccaaaaaatgtaaaaaaaaaaaaaaaaaaaaaatgctacaaaTAAGAATATATCATCACTGTTGGGGCAAAGCCTTTTGTCTCTATATTtcgtcatttttgttttataaaattaatgcTATTGGTCATCCTTTATGTCTGTATGTGGGTTtgacaaatatttaaccaataaaaagcatttaaaagaggttgtgactaaacctcgtaAATCCATTGGcaaaactgtcagtcaaacctcataactcctcCCTGCCTCAATTTAGATTGTGCTGTGCACAGTTTGGAGATCTGCTTGTTTGCATGCAAGGTTAAATAAAGAACTGATGTTTGTTCAAGTACAgcgttttctttactcaagaagCATTATGCCCATTAAGGTTAAcgtttttgggggtttttttgtatttaaagagTGGAGAATATTCTTAGTCTGCTATTTGCCGTCTAGTTGAAGCAAATTTTCAATATGTGCATAGTGCTTCATCTTTTGTATCATGACTTAACAAAACTTAACAAAAAAAaggggttgggaaacactgatgTAGTGTTTATAAGCGCATCGCTGCTTTGTTTTGTAACTGCTAAAATTCTGCTTTTCACATGCGCCACCCACTGACAAAGAGTGAATTTGAATATTCACCTTTATTTGACCCATATTTTTACACAGCATATATACAGTGTTGTAAATGTTAAACGTTATcaacaatataaatatttacataaataattgGCAGGAagctaaaaacaaatttatctGGGGTAGGGGGGCCTACTGTAATGCTGTAGCCCAGGGGCCTTTGGTTACCTTAGTGCACCACAGGTGGTGCGACGCGAGCGGCAAATCTCCAACAGTAAACCGATGCCTCTTTTTAGTGATGGCGTACTGACATGAAGGACAAATGCTTTGCAACTTGTGCTTTatcgcatccagtgtagacagcttttagctgttgcgacACGAGCAACAACGGTCACGGCCGGTATAGACACGGTTTTAATATCAGATTATTGCTGTAAATGACAAACATGGCATCTGAAGATTACTTCTCTATTTTTGCTCTCCgttgttttgttgtatttccAAATGATTCAGTCAATCCCAGGTTACCACAGGCCAAGAGCTgtagttccaaccacacaaATTTGCAATGCTTTTTGCTAATGTTCGTAGGAActatgcttttgggaaacactgaaTTACTGAATTATACTATTCTGGTAATGATGGAACTCATGACCATGaccataattctgacttttttcctctcgcaattgcgagtttatctcacaatattaatatattctggctttataacacgcaattctgagaaaaacagtcagaattgtgagataaaaagccttttttatttttttatttagtggtggaaacaagcttccatatttctgcatattttaaaagatgataaatataatcttttataaattaaactttTGATGATTTAGTAACAAATGTTTCAGCAAAACTATACAGCCAAATATTTTGAGTAAAATgcgttttattaatttattaaaaatttattaattattttcctAGATTTTTGCCCAATGTGTTTGTCCAAGCAGTGGTTTATTAGATTAGATATGATGTAATTAGATATATTgtatgtgtattttacaaagttGTCAGTAGTGATCAGATACATTCtggcacatttatttatttatttattagtattttgtacaaaatagCATGAAAAAAGTGGATTCACAAGACTGAAGAACCCCATCTTTCCATCTTACCCCATTTAGGCTGTTATTagtaaatttattataaataaataattaaataaacatgaaaacaatGCCCAGTTTCAATGTCAATGTCAGTTTTTTGTTATTCATGGTTACTATTAAGACTAAAATATCAATATAGAATTCTTAATATTTcctatttaatgtttttttctcttactATGGTTGAGCAGAAGTATTTatagaaaaactgaaatgtatctGTGAAAAGGATTGTCAGAACAACTACGAATTTTCAGgtaaaaaaggaatatttcacttctggtttaaaatttgttttgtgATCAGGCTGTAACACTATTTTCCatatagaaaaatattatttagtaAATATGCATCTTGAAACCTCACCTTCAGCGACAGACTCTCCAGATgccatttttcaggattcagcTTCTCATTTTCTCTCACTGACAGGTTAACACTGGGACAGGACAACTTGGTCTGCAGTTGCAGCGTCGCACAAAGTCTCCCTGATCCCTGCTGTGCGCTCTCATTCAGAAACAGAGGAGGACAAGTGAGGGGCGTCCCAACAGAGAGGGGACAGAATGCCAAAAAGAAGCAAAGGAGTATGACTGGTGCCGTCATTTTAGCTGCAAACTCATCAGCTGTGAGAAACATCCAGGCAAAGCACCAATATAAAGACCATCTGGTCAATAAATAGCTATGCAgattgtgttattttacaggtCATGGGCACCAGATAAGGTGTGTCAATATCGCTGTTTTCAAAGTCATTATACAATAATTACTACTGTAACTGATCTGTTAGGAACATGCACAAATACAGGCAAAACTTGATCATTGATTGTTACTTTAGGAAACTGATTGCCTTAAATTCAGCAAGAAAATTAGCTATTTTTTGAGTTGATTAAACTTACTACcacaaacactgtaaaaattattttcctgaTTCATCGCAACTTTTTTCTTtcgtcaaatcaacttagatgaTGCTGtaacaatattttgagtttctgtttattaaacCAATCTCTCTTTTTTGTATAATCtcaaataactcaaaaaaattaaaggcaACCAGgttactttttttaacttaaagtgttagttcacgcaaaaatgaaaattctgtcattaattactcaccctcatgccgttccaaacccgtaagaccttcgttcatctttggaacgcaaattgagatattttttgttgaaatctgatggctccgtgaggcctgcataaggagcaatgacatttcctctctcaagatccataaaggtactaaaaacatatttaaatcagttcatgtgagtacagtggttcaatattaatattataaagcgacgagaatatttttagtgcgccaaaaaaacaaaataatgacttatatagtgatggccgatttcaaaacactgcttcaggaagcttcggagtattatgaatcagcgtgtcgaatcagcgccaaagtcacgtgatttcagcagtttggcgtttgacacgtgatccgaatcatgattcaatacGCTGATTcttaacgctctgaagcttcctgaagcagtgttttgaaatcggccgtcactaaataagtcgttattttgtttttttggcgcaccaaaagtattctcgtcgctttataatattaatactgaaccactgtactcacaagaactgatttaaatatgtttttagtgcctttatggatcttgagagaggaaatgtcattgctggctatgcaggcctcactgagccatcggatttcaacaaaaatatcttaatttgtgttctcgaagattaacgaaggtcttacgggtgtggaacggcatgagggtgagtaattaatgacagaaatttcatttttgggtgaactaaccctttaaaccaataatatatattactaGACAAATATGTAGAAACTGACTGCCTTAACAATGGACCATGcatgtatttgtatttatttaacctGCAAATACTGTTCAGATACTTTGTGTACATCTGAAATTTAACTGAATTTAACTGCATCCATTTCCTGGAATGAATTTTAAGGTTTGAAGTGAAAGGTTAGGCTCTGTAACATTTGATTTCTAAAGGTTGAAAACATTTACTTTATTGAGTGTTTACATGGTCAGTGTCAATGTTGGGTTGTATTTACTGGATTTCACTTTCAATTTGAGCATGGTTTACAGTAAAGAGGGCAATTATTAGCCAACATACATGCATCTGCACACGTAGACGAGGAACATTTAAAGTTAGTGAAGCATTTTTTAAGGTCAGTATGAAGTTCCTGAAATGATCTTTTAACTAAATTTTTAACAACAACTCAACATTAtaggaatgtttatttgtaacattccaagaacataaaaatgcattttttccccTTAATATTAATAGCCATTAACAccatttaaaggttagtatgatgttcctaaattaaacaactccacaaacaacATTACCAGCTTGACTTATTACTaacctggggtgcgtttcccagcCAACATCACAAGTTTCATCGTaactaacatagttcaacgatttggtgtttcctgAAACCATCGTTCAAATGAACATTCacaaactgcatcgcaaacttgtgtggttggaacgacagctgtggtcagaagcatagtttcttgtttttatgacgtggatttaataaatcattatcttgagcaaaataagcaagctgacattaagaacaatgtatatatttgattttgaatatatacaaatgtcatttacacattttagtttgtcaagaccaccatttttgaagagtgtgcatgtgcgtacgtgctctCGTACGTAAGAATGAGTCTGtcattgaatctggaaataaagcagaataactgagaaaaatgagaattagtcctctgatgccatgtccgtaatttatagaaaaaaaatctagcattaattcaatctcaaactgattcatttaaggaagttattactccaccacctgcatGACATCATTCACCAACGTGGGTGAACGACAGGTTTGTGACaatacggtttcgggaaacagtcgtgactagctagttgatttgttcaacaatgcatcgtactatggtagttcagcagcgagttacatcgttgttcgggaaacgcaccccagattgactttatttctgttataCGTCTACAGAAcctcttattgagaattaacagaggtttagatgttgatgttttattgaaaattttTCATTTGGCGTCACCATTATGGCGATCAGTGTTTGTTATAGTTAGGCTCTTGATCCTTGACTTTTGAACATTCGTTTTTCTCTAGCTGATGTAACTGTGTTAGGATGAGAACAGCAAGAGGACACATGATCAGATGATGTTGGCTTCTTGTTGATGATACAATTGCAATCCTCATATAGTGGCCTTATTTGCTGAACTCATGAAAATGGTTGGTTATAGAAACCCTATGCCTCTACAGCATGAGATCCAGTAGTGTTTTAATAAGATAAacttaatgattaaaaaaaaaaaatgtgtacaaaaaaagttttgagctcctgtttaaaaacatattgtaaacaaaacactttttaaagctCTTGCAAGttttagacacacacatacatcaagaatcagcctatgaatctcaacaacggtgacatgcttcatgccgcaatgcattctgggtgaaTCATACAAAACTCATTCATggctcccagaatgcattgtggcatgaagcatgtcaccattgtcatgacatttattatattcTTTTATCTAAAACTGATTTcataaggctgtggctggaagctgtagtttctgttcttgttgctctgtccttcagtgattctgcttgttatcataagctatttttaaactttgcagaccttttgcATTCACAAAGAGCGACATTATATACACATGAAAGGTAATGTTTGAAAAATCATAATGTGGCACTTTAAAATTCAGTAAAAGACAGAAATGTTTGGTTAAAACAGCCATGGTCTGTTTTAACATATCATTGTTTTCGTTTACTGGCTAATAACCATACCGTGTGTGAACGCAACAGTATTTAGCACTCAAACAGAGGACTGACAGCCAcattctgctgctgtgagaATGTAGCCCGATGAGTGAAAGATTTATCAAGTTTTTTTGAACAATCTGAGGGTAGGGCCTATGAAAATGTTCTACTATATCCATATTTGCCGCCCACATTTCATTAGTTCATATTGCTCTCTgtattcataattcattatttattcaagAACATGCCTTTCAACATGTTCTCACTGCCATCTTCTGCTCAGTGTGGAATCTGTTCCAATACATAAAATCTTGGGAAGACACTGAAGTGGTCTGAAAATGTCATATCACAATTATAGCCGTCAggtgcattcatttatttattgggcaaatgtaatttattataacATGTTTGCTTCTGTGATGCAATTTTATTATGatatgatttcacttttattGTCTCCAGAAAAAGATTGTAATCAGATAAAAAGGTTTGTAGACAAACTTAAAGCtggcttgaaaaagcctagccagaaagtttgaagtagatttaaaagcttgaagtttTAAAGTTTTCTTTAGTTTAGTAATTTTAAAAGCTAGTCTATGGGAATTTTCAGAGTTTTGATCAGcttttttaggaaaaccgtaagtctgATTAGTCTGAAAAGATACAGCACACGAAGAAAAGTTTAGGAGTAGCATTTAGAAATTTTAGTATAAGAATAataagcttaaagggttagttcacccaaaaaatgaaaataatgtcatttattactcaccctcatgccgttccacacccgtaagaccttcgttcatcttcagaacacaaattaagatatttttgttgaaatccgatggctcagtgaggcctgcatagccagcaatgacatttcctctctcaagatccattaatgtactaaaaacatatttaaatcatttcatgtgagtacagtggttcaatattaaccctttgacgcgtacgatcacaccggtgtgatcagtCTTGGCTGGTCCCAGGAGTGTAGCGCATCATgtgatcaactgccaaattcaaatgtgcgtGCGCGCTTTGGCTGGCGCTAAACCACAGCTGCACATGCTCAGCGCTTTTCATATCACAAATATACAGTGTgttcaaccacataatgtttattttaggtttcagacatttaaatacacaagtactaacaaaacaatatatttagagTTTGTATAATACACAATGATGTCTATAGAAGTGGCAATAACATTCCTTTCTATTATAATTAGACGACATgtttcatatcagatacacattgtgaaaataactttaaagcttactctattcttccccagttcaccgactcacttactttcatatatttcgggagaagtggatgtattcacgtgttgtaaatccaacatATCCGATTCTCTGTGCGGCAcaaacatggcggcgcccatcgcgAGTATAGCTCAACTAACGCGAtcgttataaaggtgtttaaacaacaaaacacatccacttgcacatatttgacaatcggaatatcagatatttcacgttatagaccttatttaccagagaaacaagcacgccgccatctttagaatgttgtctttgaacttccgtttttgcggtagctctgtatatttgtatatctgtatatcttttgtgttgaatcatgattcggatcgcgtgtcaaaccgccaaactgctgaaatcatgtgactccgaaccgctgattcgacacaacagattcataacgctccaaagcttcatgaagcagtgttttgaaatcggccatcactatataagtcattattttgtttttattcttgtcgctttataatattaatattgaaccactgtactcacatgaactgatttgtgtttttagtacattaatggatcttgagagaggaaatatcattgctggctaggcaggcctcactgagccatcaacaaaaatatcttaatttgtgttacaaagatgaacaaaggtcttacgggtgtggaacgccatgagggtgagtaataaatgacattattttcatttttgggtgaactaaccctttaagtaggttttctcaagccaacttaatgATTGTATGATATGGTTAAGAGTTTGATAGGAACAATAAAAATGCAGCAGAAAAACATCCTTTGGGTGTATTGGATTTTACTGAGGGTGTAACAGTTTTTAACACAGTACTAGCACTGTAAAGAAATACTTTTCATAAGGTTGACTAAATTGTTCATTACTGTCAATTAAATCTGATAATTACTAGCATAAGTGATATATTGAGGTTCATACAGTAGACATTAAAGTATTACCCTCAAAACATGATTTAATTTTTggcttatattaaaaaaaaagtcaaaacatGCATAATTGATGCGAAGACTGTAGCTGCTGAAGTCGCTGTAGATGTTGCTCCGATGACAGACATGGCTATACTTTCTCCTTCAGCCACGGGTTCTACAGCTTCTTCCACTGTCTGCACTACTCTTCCGAATCCTCTGGATGCACCAGATGCACCACTTCTTCTATCTATTGAAACAGTTTGTCCAGGTTTCATTCTTTCCATGGGCTTGGCAGACTCTTCTGGAACAGGTTCAAAATGAATTGGCTGATCATTGTTGTCAAGATCAACCACAATATAGTCAAATCTTCTCACTGTGATTAGTCTACCATTTTTGTTAGTGACATCAAAAATAGGCATTCTACTCGCGCTTCTGTATAAGATTCTGTCATTAGAGGCTTTAATCTTAAAATCGCGTGTGAactttgtattaaaatattttctatccATGAAGGATTGTTTCCGTGGTATATTGCTATTCTTTACTTCCGCTCTATATTTCGATGCAGAATCCCACGCTTTCTGCCAATAGTTGTTATTAGATGGATTTGCAGGATTGTCCACTAAATGCTTGCTTGCAAAGTCATTAAATGTTGGAGTACGTCTGTTTCTGATGTGCAATTTTttgcaaacacacaaaaattcTGATTGTGTATCGATGGAGTTTATAGTAATGTTTGAATAGAATCCTTCGGGAAAAtgctctctttctttgtctAGTTCAAACACCATAAAACTGCAGATTTTTTCCacctaaaaagaaaaagatttgaGATTAAAAGTACTTCAAATTTCCAGCAAAACAAccaaagataaattaaatgcagaaaaaattttaaaaaaaatattcatgattttaTCATTTCCATGATTTCCTAGACTTTCATCCAATGCATTTGTCCAAGCAGTGGTTTACTTGATTAGATCTCATTTAATTAGATATTATATGAGTATCTTACAATattgtcagtggtcataatatacatatgcatatgtaacagacgtaggctagtaagagctgtgcataaacctcactcccctgaactcaagaggtgctctagaGACAGCAGTCTTTAGCCTTCTTGTAAgagcgcccgactcccatgccgacAAACCCGGGTTTGAGTCCCACTTAAAGCGGGCGgctcgaacaggaggggttacattggtgccgtgacccggatgggagtgaggtttaggggggtgagtgtaactgTTGTA contains:
- the LOC127509593 gene encoding uncharacterized protein LOC127509593, whose amino-acid sequence is MFHTADEFAAKMMAPVILFCFFLAFCPLSVGTPLTCPPPFLNESAQQGSGRLCATLQLQTKLPCPSVNLSVRENEKLNPEKWHLESLSLKVEKICSFMVFELDKEREHFPEGFYSNITINSIDTQSEFLCVCKKLHIRNRRTPTFNDFASKHLVDNPANPSNNNYWQKAWDSASKYRAEVKNSNIPRKQSFMDRKYFNTKFTRDFKIKASNDRILYRSASRMPIFDVTNKNGRLITVRRFDYIVVDLDNNDQPIHFEPVPEESAKPMERMKPGQTVSIDRRSGASGASRGFGRVVQTVEEAVEPVAEGESIAMSVIGATSTATSAATVFASIMHVLTFFLI